The following proteins come from a genomic window of Nostoc sp. TCL26-01:
- the ctpA gene encoding carboxyl-terminal processing protease CtpA translates to MGFMQKQVFRLGFSLLLVLSLALGIFTQPATALTDEQKLVSEVWRIVNRSYLDETFNHQNWAAVRQKALEKPFTDQKAAYVAIQNMLKSLDDPFTRFLDPEQYRSLQVNTSGELTGVGLQIALNPQTGILEVISPITGSPAEKAGMRPRDRILKIQGIATTNLTLDEAAARMRGPIGSLVTLLIERDGEGEKEVRVVRDRIALNPVVAELRSSPQGQPFGYLRLTQFNANAAMELAHAISSLEKKGANAYILDLRNNPGGLLQAGIEIARLWLDSGTIVYTVNRQGIQGSFAASGSALTDDPLVVLVNQGTASASEILAGALQDNGRAQLVGETTFGKGLIQSLFELSDGSGLAVTIAKYETPQHRDINKLGIKPDTVVAQQILTRDQVATEADLQYQAALNILSQDSVVARMGNGE, encoded by the coding sequence ATGGGGTTCATGCAAAAACAAGTTTTTCGGCTGGGATTTTCATTATTGCTGGTTTTGAGTTTGGCGTTGGGGATATTTACCCAACCTGCAACTGCATTGACAGATGAACAAAAATTAGTTTCAGAAGTATGGCGAATTGTCAATCGCAGTTATCTGGATGAGACATTTAATCATCAAAACTGGGCTGCTGTCAGGCAGAAGGCACTAGAAAAGCCATTCACAGACCAAAAAGCGGCATATGTGGCAATTCAGAATATGCTCAAGTCCTTAGATGACCCTTTTACTAGGTTTTTAGACCCAGAGCAATACCGCAGTTTACAGGTCAATACTTCTGGAGAACTGACGGGAGTGGGTTTACAAATTGCCCTCAATCCCCAGACTGGAATACTAGAAGTAATATCTCCCATTACAGGTTCCCCGGCAGAGAAGGCGGGTATGAGACCACGCGATCGCATTCTCAAAATCCAAGGCATTGCCACAACCAACTTAACCCTAGATGAAGCCGCCGCTAGAATGCGCGGGCCAATAGGTAGTTTGGTGACGCTGTTAATTGAACGAGACGGAGAGGGGGAAAAGGAAGTGAGAGTAGTGCGCGATCGCATTGCTCTAAATCCTGTAGTGGCAGAGTTACGCTCTTCTCCACAGGGTCAACCTTTCGGCTATCTTCGCCTCACACAATTTAATGCCAACGCCGCAATGGAATTAGCACACGCTATTTCTAGTCTAGAAAAAAAAGGGGCTAATGCCTACATTCTAGATTTGCGAAATAATCCCGGTGGCTTACTACAAGCAGGAATTGAAATTGCGCGGTTGTGGTTAGACTCTGGTACTATTGTTTACACTGTTAATCGCCAAGGTATTCAGGGTAGTTTTGCCGCTTCTGGTTCAGCCTTGACTGATGATCCATTGGTAGTTTTAGTCAATCAAGGAACTGCCAGTGCTAGCGAAATTTTAGCCGGCGCTCTCCAAGATAATGGTCGCGCTCAATTAGTCGGGGAAACCACTTTTGGCAAGGGTTTAATTCAGTCCTTATTTGAACTATCTGATGGTTCCGGACTGGCAGTCACCATTGCTAAATATGAAACTCCTCAACACCGAGATATTAACAAGTTGGGCATCAAACCAGATACAGTCGTTGCCCAGCAAATACTCACCCGCGATCAAGTTGCCACAGAAGCAGATTTACAATATCAAGCTGCATTGAATATTTTGAGTCAAGATTCTGTGGTGGCAAGAATGGGGAATGGGGAATAG
- the mgtE gene encoding magnesium transporter — protein MLTQEIRNSLVDVADLNQLKCDLNRLPPVDVGEYIAQLPEKQRAIAFRLLNKAQAIDVFEYLPTEIQEELINSLHDTQVVQLMEAMSPDERAELFDELPAGVIKRILRELSPEQRQATATILGYPEGTAGRVMTTEYVRLREGLTVGEALSKIRRQDEDKETIYYAYVTDDNRKLVRVVSLRQLLFTFPEVLIRDIASDRVIKVKTDTSQEEVAQIMKRYDLIAIPVVDREERLVGIITIDDVVDILEEEATEDIQRLAGVSGDEAALSPPQLTIRKRLPWLLGIMCLYIGAASAIAPFQSIIAAVPVLAVIMPIFSNTGGTVGIQALTVTIRGLGIGEVTPKDTIKILRKEIFAGLGTAVVLALTMFALSLIWARPQERWVALIAGVVMATNTMVAVTLGTLLPMALKRLKLDPALVSGPLVTTMLDTIGFLTFLTLISIAIKVLHLPT, from the coding sequence ATGCTCACACAGGAAATCCGCAATTCACTGGTAGATGTTGCTGACTTGAATCAGCTCAAATGTGATTTGAATCGACTGCCGCCAGTGGATGTGGGAGAATATATTGCACAACTACCTGAGAAACAGCGAGCGATCGCCTTTCGTTTACTCAACAAAGCTCAGGCAATTGATGTATTTGAATATTTGCCAACAGAGATTCAGGAAGAACTCATCAACTCTCTCCACGATACCCAAGTAGTACAACTGATGGAGGCAATGAGTCCTGATGAACGAGCAGAACTATTTGATGAACTGCCTGCTGGGGTAATTAAGCGCATATTACGAGAACTAAGTCCTGAACAAAGACAAGCCACCGCCACCATTCTCGGTTATCCCGAAGGTACAGCCGGGAGGGTAATGACTACCGAATATGTGCGGTTGCGGGAAGGGTTGACAGTCGGCGAAGCACTTAGCAAGATTCGCCGTCAGGATGAAGACAAAGAAACAATTTACTACGCTTACGTCACAGACGATAACCGCAAACTAGTACGAGTTGTTTCCTTGCGTCAGTTATTGTTTACCTTTCCGGAAGTGCTGATTCGAGATATCGCTAGCGATCGCGTTATCAAAGTCAAAACTGATACCTCACAAGAAGAAGTCGCGCAAATCATGAAGCGCTATGACTTAATTGCTATCCCTGTAGTAGATCGGGAGGAGCGATTAGTCGGTATTATTACCATTGATGATGTAGTCGATATTTTAGAAGAAGAAGCCACGGAAGACATTCAACGGTTAGCCGGTGTGAGTGGTGATGAAGCTGCCTTATCTCCTCCCCAACTGACAATCCGTAAGCGTTTACCGTGGTTATTGGGCATCATGTGTTTATACATTGGTGCAGCTAGTGCGATCGCCCCCTTTCAATCAATTATTGCGGCAGTGCCTGTTTTAGCCGTAATTATGCCCATATTTTCTAATACAGGCGGCACAGTCGGCATTCAAGCATTAACAGTCACCATTCGTGGTTTGGGTATAGGCGAAGTCACACCCAAAGACACAATCAAAATTCTCCGCAAAGAAATTTTTGCCGGCTTAGGTACGGCTGTAGTGCTAGCCCTGACAATGTTTGCCCTGTCATTGATTTGGGCTAGACCCCAGGAAAGATGGGTAGCGTTGATTGCTGGGGTAGTCATGGCAACTAACACCATGGTGGCTGTGACACTGGGGACTTTGCTGCCAATGGCTTTAAAGCGTTTAAAACTAGATCCTGCTCTAGTAAGTGGCCCCCTAGTCACCACAATGCTAGATACAATCGGTTTTTTAACTTTCCTCACCCTAATTTCTATAGCTATAAAGGTGTTGCATCTACCCACTTAA
- a CDS encoding ureidoglycolate lyase: protein MSTSQTVQQLPAQWITPENFQRYGQVIFASVDGKAFDGEDAQLNLQNGTPRFYIMRLQKRGRKFHKITRHMQCTQCLGSLEGKDWLIAVCPPHNDLNTPVLEEIAAFRIRGDCFIKLNEGTWHAGPYFEHEFVDFYNLELANTNVVDHFTHDFLNSHQLELEMV from the coding sequence ATGAGTACATCACAAACCGTTCAACAATTACCAGCACAATGGATAACACCAGAAAATTTCCAGCGTTATGGACAGGTGATTTTTGCTAGTGTCGATGGTAAAGCTTTTGATGGGGAAGATGCCCAATTAAATCTACAAAATGGTACTCCCCGTTTCTATATCATGCGACTACAAAAGCGGGGGCGGAAGTTTCATAAAATCACTCGCCATATGCAATGTACTCAATGTTTAGGTTCTCTGGAAGGGAAAGATTGGTTAATAGCAGTTTGTCCACCTCATAATGATTTAAACACACCAGTATTAGAAGAAATTGCTGCCTTTAGAATTCGTGGAGATTGCTTTATTAAATTAAATGAGGGTACTTGGCACGCCGGGCCTTATTTTGAACATGAGTTTGTAGATTTCTATAATTTAGAACTCGCCAATACTAATGTAGTAGATCATTTTACCCATGACTTTCTCAATAGTCATCAGTTAGAGTTAGAAATGGTTTAG
- a CDS encoding 2TM domain-containing protein has translation MADFETKSTNLYSQEDVQRILQLAIARQADDQDKEFSYEQILEIATELDISPDTLKLAEKDWRSQHHEIQQRQAFNTHRITKFKKRFGKYAIINSFLILADFIGGGTLSWSLYILLFCGLALGLDIWNTFQTKGEEYEIAFQKWHRKHQIKQTINSVVNRWFKALQA, from the coding sequence ATGGCAGACTTTGAAACTAAAAGCACCAATCTCTATAGCCAAGAAGATGTACAGCGAATTTTACAGCTAGCGATCGCCCGACAAGCTGATGATCAAGATAAGGAGTTTAGTTACGAGCAAATTTTAGAAATTGCTACTGAGTTAGATATCTCACCTGATACGCTTAAATTGGCTGAGAAAGATTGGCGATCGCAACACCACGAAATCCAACAAAGACAAGCATTTAACACCCACCGCATCACCAAATTTAAAAAGCGTTTCGGTAAATATGCCATTATTAATAGCTTTTTAATACTGGCAGATTTTATTGGTGGTGGTACGCTTTCTTGGTCGCTATACATACTATTATTCTGTGGGTTAGCATTAGGTCTGGATATTTGGAATACTTTCCAAACCAAAGGCGAAGAGTATGAAATTGCTTTCCAAAAATGGCATCGCAAGCATCAAATTAAACAAACTATCAATTCAGTCGTTAATAGATGGTTTAAAGCCTTACAAGCGTAA
- a CDS encoding ROK family protein has product MVEDNGSIRTLSIDIGGSGVKALVLDITGSPITERARVDTPHPATPEVVINAIMVIASAQGEFHRVSVGFPGVVRCGVTETAVNLHSDWIGFDLETALSQRLNKPVRVINDADMQGFGAIKGKGVELVITLGTGFGSALFVDGKLVPNMEMGHHLFRKKETYEQQLGRAALETIGQKRWNRRLERAIAALQRLFNYDYLYIGGGEAVRVNLQLPLNVKLIPNISGLLGGIALWRNEKR; this is encoded by the coding sequence ATGGTTGAAGATAACGGTTCCATTCGCACTTTATCAATTGATATTGGTGGTAGTGGTGTCAAAGCTTTAGTATTAGATATTACAGGTAGTCCCATTACAGAACGCGCTCGTGTCGATACACCGCATCCAGCGACACCAGAGGTTGTCATTAATGCAATTATGGTGATAGCATCTGCCCAAGGTGAATTTCATCGTGTTTCTGTGGGTTTTCCTGGTGTAGTGCGTTGTGGAGTTACAGAAACAGCCGTTAATTTACATTCAGATTGGATTGGGTTTGATTTAGAAACAGCATTGTCACAACGATTAAACAAACCTGTGAGGGTGATTAATGATGCAGATATGCAGGGCTTTGGGGCAATTAAAGGTAAAGGAGTAGAGTTGGTCATTACCTTGGGTACGGGGTTTGGTTCGGCTTTGTTTGTGGATGGGAAGTTAGTACCAAACATGGAAATGGGACATCATTTGTTTCGCAAGAAAGAAACCTACGAACAACAATTAGGACGTGCAGCCTTAGAAACCATTGGCCAGAAGCGATGGAATCGTCGTTTAGAGAGAGCGATCGCTGCTTTACAAAGGTTATTTAATTATGATTACCTCTACATAGGTGGTGGTGAAGCTGTCAGGGTAAATCTTCAGTTACCTTTAAATGTCAAACTTATTCCTAACATCAGTGGTTTGTTAGGTGGTATTGCTTTATGGCGTAATGAAAAAAGGTAA
- a CDS encoding CTB family bacteriocin, with amino-acid sequence MTNKLLIDLSEVQQQIVSGGSEYQVNSSYYSNKTVDLQGSSTSDANGSNSQSEGNISAVTTYSKSWSGTGETFLPVIGLWDFPVIF; translated from the coding sequence ATGACTAACAAATTGCTTATCGACTTGTCTGAAGTACAACAACAAATCGTATCTGGTGGAAGTGAGTATCAAGTTAACAGCAGCTATTACTCCAATAAAACAGTAGATTTGCAAGGTTCATCAACTTCTGATGCTAACGGCAGTAATAGCCAGTCTGAAGGAAATATTAGTGCTGTCACCACATATTCAAAAAGTTGGTCGGGAACAGGTGAGACATTTTTACCCGTAATTGGTTTGTGGGATTTTCCAGTCATCTTCTAA
- a CDS encoding M1 family metallopeptidase, translating to MPHSYSFAHDNNGHRSFELPGARPHYNPDRPGQVEHIFLDLDLDIPHQSYQGSCSIRLSPIRNGIDRLTLDAVNLNIQSVKVNEVAQNFDYDGEQLVIQLSQPTQIGEKIVIAIAYAVEKPQRGLYFIQPDSHYPDKPVQVWTQGEDEDSRFWFPCFDYPGQLSTSEIRVRVPKNLVAISNGELIETQEEGDRKIYHWLQQQVHPTYLMTLAVADFAEIRDEWRGKPVTYYVDKGREKDAKRSMGKTPRMIEFLSEKYGYPYAFPKYAQVCVSDFIFGGMENTSTTLLTDRCLLDERAALDNRNTESLVVHELAHQWFGDLLVIKHWSHAWIKEGMASYSEVMWTEQEYSQPEAAYYRLLEARSYLGEDSGRYRRPMVTHVYREAIELYDRHTYEKGSCVYHMIRAELGEELFWQAIQTFVQDHAHTTVETIDLLRAIEKATGRNLSFLFDQYVYRGGHPDFKVAYSWDGEAKLAKVTLTQTQEDLFDLRIPIGFGYTPSGEAAKLQTFTVRVHEKEQSFYFPLADKPDFVSFDVGNHWLKTVSLEYPIPELKAQLVSDPDPISRIYAAIALAKKGGLEATKALAASLQNEPFWGVRVEVAKQLAEVKLDQAFDGLVAGLADKNAYVRRAVVESLAKIKTQASYKAVKAVVKDGDASYYVEASACRALGAIAANNFDDKSKTEKAIKLLESVLAERKGWNEVVRSGAIGGLAELKTSEVALDLLLEYTKLGVPQPLRLATIRALGKISVGQSPTNLERIIERLKELAKESFFLTQMAVVASLGQMETPKAIGVLRSLADQTADGRVRRYAEEELGNVQKNIGTETALRKLREEFDQLKQQNQELKSRLENLEAKSQTVKN from the coding sequence AGTAGCGCAAAACTTTGACTATGATGGCGAACAACTGGTGATCCAATTGTCTCAACCAACCCAAATTGGTGAAAAAATAGTAATTGCGATCGCCTACGCCGTAGAGAAACCCCAACGTGGTCTCTACTTTATTCAACCAGACTCACACTATCCTGATAAGCCTGTGCAAGTCTGGACTCAAGGCGAAGATGAAGATTCTCGTTTCTGGTTTCCCTGCTTTGACTATCCTGGACAACTATCAACTTCCGAGATTCGTGTCCGTGTCCCGAAAAACTTGGTAGCGATTTCTAACGGGGAACTGATTGAGACTCAAGAAGAGGGCGATCGCAAAATCTATCATTGGTTACAGCAACAGGTTCATCCTACCTATTTGATGACTTTAGCTGTAGCCGATTTTGCTGAAATTCGAGACGAATGGCGGGGTAAGCCAGTTACTTACTATGTAGATAAGGGACGGGAGAAAGATGCTAAACGCAGCATGGGCAAAACTCCCCGCATGATCGAATTTTTGAGCGAAAAGTATGGTTATCCCTATGCTTTCCCTAAATACGCGCAAGTTTGCGTCAGTGACTTTATCTTTGGGGGGATGGAAAATACTTCTACTACTCTATTAACAGATAGATGCTTGCTGGATGAACGAGCTGCTTTAGATAACCGCAACACGGAAAGTTTAGTAGTTCACGAACTAGCCCATCAATGGTTTGGGGATTTACTGGTGATTAAGCATTGGTCTCATGCTTGGATTAAGGAGGGGATGGCTTCTTATTCTGAGGTGATGTGGACAGAACAGGAATATAGCCAACCAGAAGCCGCATACTATCGCTTATTGGAAGCCCGTAGTTATTTGGGTGAAGATAGCGGTCGTTATCGTCGCCCAATGGTAACTCATGTTTACCGCGAAGCCATTGAACTGTACGATCGCCATACCTATGAAAAGGGGTCTTGTGTTTATCACATGATTCGGGCAGAGTTGGGAGAGGAGTTATTTTGGCAAGCTATCCAAACCTTTGTGCAAGATCATGCTCACACCACTGTAGAAACGATAGACTTACTACGGGCAATTGAAAAGGCTACAGGCAGGAACCTATCGTTCTTATTTGACCAATATGTTTATCGTGGTGGTCATCCTGATTTTAAAGTCGCTTACTCTTGGGATGGCGAAGCGAAGTTAGCCAAGGTGACTCTCACCCAAACTCAAGAAGATTTATTCGACCTGAGAATTCCCATTGGTTTTGGTTACACCCCATCAGGAGAAGCCGCAAAACTACAAACTTTCACTGTGCGGGTACATGAGAAAGAACAAAGTTTTTACTTCCCACTGGCAGATAAGCCAGATTTTGTCAGCTTTGATGTGGGTAATCACTGGTTAAAAACCGTCTCTTTAGAGTATCCCATCCCAGAATTAAAAGCACAGTTAGTATCTGATCCTGACCCCATTTCCCGGATTTATGCAGCGATCGCTTTAGCGAAAAAAGGCGGATTGGAAGCCACTAAAGCCTTAGCCGCATCCTTGCAAAATGAGCCATTTTGGGGTGTGCGAGTGGAAGTAGCTAAACAATTAGCCGAAGTCAAATTAGACCAAGCTTTTGATGGCTTAGTTGCTGGCTTGGCAGATAAAAATGCCTATGTAAGGCGGGCTGTGGTAGAATCACTGGCGAAAATTAAAACCCAGGCTAGCTATAAAGCTGTCAAAGCTGTAGTTAAAGATGGCGATGCTAGCTACTATGTAGAGGCTAGCGCTTGTCGGGCTTTAGGTGCGATCGCTGCTAATAACTTTGATGACAAATCCAAAACCGAAAAGGCGATTAAGCTTCTAGAATCTGTTTTGGCAGAGAGAAAAGGTTGGAATGAAGTTGTCCGTAGTGGGGCGATTGGTGGTTTAGCCGAACTCAAAACTTCCGAAGTAGCCTTAGATTTGTTGCTGGAATATACCAAACTTGGTGTACCACAACCATTGCGTTTAGCCACAATTCGTGCTTTAGGGAAGATTTCTGTCGGTCAAAGTCCCACTAATTTAGAACGAATTATCGAACGCTTAAAAGAACTCGCCAAAGAAAGCTTCTTTTTAACCCAAATGGCTGTTGTCGCCTCATTAGGGCAAATGGAGACACCCAAAGCTATAGGCGTATTGCGATCGCTAGCTGACCAAACAGCCGATGGGCGGGTGCGGCGGTATGCTGAAGAAGAATTAGGCAATGTGCAAAAAAATATTGGCACAGAGACAGCCCTGCGAAAATTGCGCGAGGAATTTGACCAACTCAAACAACAAAACCAAGAACTCAAAAGTCGCCTAGAAAATTTAGAAGCTAAATCTCAAACTGTGAAAAATTAG